Genomic DNA from Streptomyces diastaticus subsp. diastaticus:
CACGCTGCGCGACCTGGCCGCGCTCAACCCCGGGACGGACCTGTTTTTCATCACCGGCGCCGACGCGCTCGGACAGATCCTCACCTGGCGCCACACGGACGAACTCTTCTCCCTCGCCCACTTCATCGGCGTGACCCGGCCCGGCCACACCCTGGCCGACCCGGGACTTCCCGAAGGCCAGGTCTCCCTGGTCGAGGTCCCGGCGCTGGCCATCTCCTCCACGGACTGCCGCGCCCGGGTCGCCGAGGGAAACCCCGTCTGGTACCTGGTGCCCGACGGCGTGGTGCGTTACATCGACAAGCGCGAGCTGTACCGCGGCGACTGAGCCGAGAGGGGCACCGGTGAACGACCGACGACACGCGTCCGACCCGTACGGCGGGGAGTACGCGTCCGAGCAGTACGGGCCCGTCAGCTACGACGAGTACGGCCGTCCCATCCCCCAGCAGCCCCCGCAGGGCCACGACCCCTACGCCGGCCAGCAGCAGGGCTACGGCTACGACCCGTACCAGCCGAACGACCCCGGCACGGGGCAGCAACCGCCGGTCCCGGCCGACCCCTACGCCGGTCAGCAGCAGGACTACGGCCACCAGTACCAGCAGGGCTACGACCCCTACGGCCAGGGCGGTCCCGGCACGGGGCAGCAGCCGCCGGTCCCGGCCGACCCCTACGCCGGTCAGCAGCAGGACTACGGCTACCAGTACCAGCAGGGCTACGACCCGTACGGTCAGGGCGGGGGCACGGGTCAGCAGCCGCGCGTGCCCGAGCAGCAGCCGCGGCACGACGACGCCGGCCGCGACGGACACGAGGGCCACGGCGACCCGGGCCGGGGCGGCGCCGACGACGTGGGCGCGCCGGACTACCGGACCGAGCAGTTCTCGTTCATCGAGGAGCCGGACGAGGAGTCCGAGGACGTCATCGACTGGCTCGCCTTCACCGAGAGCCGCACCGAGCGCCGCGAGGAGGCCAAGCGGCGCGGCCGCAGCCGGATGATCGCGCTGGTCGTCGTGGCCGCCCTGGTCCTGGCCGGCGGCGTCGGCTACCTCTGGTACGCGGGGAAGCTGCCCGGCACCTCCTCCGCCGGCTCCCCCGGCGGGGCGGCGGACACAGCCGGGCCCCAGAAGCGCGACGTGATCATGGTCCATCTGCACGACACCCGGACCGAGAAGACCTCCACCGTGCTGCTGGTCGACAACACCACCAGTGCCCGCGGCGCGACCGTGCTGCTGCCCAACTCCCTCGCGCTGACCGGTGAGGACGGCAGCCCCACCACGCTTGAGGAATCCGTGGACGACGACGGCTCCACCGGTACCCGCGAGGCCGTCGACCAGCTCCTGGGCACCAGCGTCGAGGGCACCTGGCGGCTCGACACCCCTTACCTCAACAACCTCGTCGAGCTGGTCGGCAACATCGAGCTGGACGCCGACGCCACCGTGCCCGCCGCCAAGAAGGGCGAGTCGCCGCTGGTCACCCAGGGCGCCGACCGCACCCTCGGCGGACCCGCGGCCGTCGCCTACGCCACCTACCGGGCCAAGGGCGAACCGCAGACCGCCCAGTTGGACCGGTTCGGCCAGGTCTTCCACGCCGTGCTGCGCAAGCTCTCCTCCGACCCGCAGGCGGCCACCGTCACCGTCGAGACGCTCGCCCAGATCCTCGACCCCTCGCTGAAGGAGAAGGACCTCGGCGCCTTCCTCGCCCGGCTCGCCGACCGCGCCAAGGGCGGCGACCACACCACCGAACTGCTCCCGGTCGGGCAGGACGGACGGCCCGCCCAGGAGGCCACCGACAAGATCGTCAAGCAGATCCTCGGCGGCTCCGTGAGCGAGGGCGCCCAGGGTGACGCGGCCCGCGTCGGCGTCCAGGACGCCACCGGCACCGAGGGGAGCGCCGAGCGGGCGCGCGCCTCGCTGGTCAACGGCGGCTACGCCTACGTCGGCCGGGGCGGCGACACCGCCCGGGCCACCTCCGCGGTGACGTACGAGAAGGCCGCTGGCAAGGCGGAGGCCGTCGAGGTGGCGCGCACCCTGGGGCTGCCGGAGAGCGCCGTCACCAAGGGCAGCACGCCGGGGAACGTCGACGTCTCGGTGGTGCTCGGCGCGGACTACCGGCCGGGCGACTGAGCCGGGCCGGGCCGGTGCGGCACCCACGGGCGCCGCACCGGCCCGCACGGGTCAGGACGTCCCACCGGCGCGGCGGTCGGCGGCGCGGTCCGTGAGACCCTGGGGACAGCCCCCACCGGGGGTTCTCGACCGCCTACCGAAAGCCCCGCAGTGACCGCGACCGACCGTTCCACCGAGCTGATCACCGTCGCCGCCCAGGCGGCCGCCGACAAGCTCGCCCACGACATCATCGCCTACGACGTGAGCGATGTGCTGTCGATCACCGACGCCTTCCTGCTCGCGTCGGCCCCCAACGACCGCCAGGTCAAGTCCATCGTGGACGAGATCGAGGAGCGGCTGAACAAGCAGTTCGGCGCCAAGCCCGTCCGCCGCGAGGGCGACCGCGACGCGCGCTGGATCCTCCTCGACTACGTCGACATCGTCGTCCACGTCCAGCACAGTGAGGAGCGCGTCTTCTACGCGCTGGAGCGCCTGTGGAAGGACTGCCCCGAGATCGAGCTGCCCGAGGAGGCGAAGGCCACCCGCGGCAAGGCGGAGGCCCACGCCCAGCAGCAGGCCGACGAGGCCGGTGAGGCGATGTGAACAGCCCGCGGCAGGGCCGTCGCCTCATCCTGTGGCGGCACGGCCAGACCTCCTGGAACCTGGAGCGCCGGTTCCAGGGCACCACGGACATCGACCTGACCGAGGCCGGCCTCGGCCAGGCCCGCCGGGCCGCACGTCTCCTCGCCTCGCTCCAGCCGGACGCGATCATCGCCTCCGACCTGCGGCGGGCGCGGGACACCGCGGCCGAACTCTCCGCCCTCACCGGCCTGCGGGTCCACCACGACCCGGCGCTGCGCGAGACGTACGCGGGGGACTGGCAGGGCCTGACCCACGAGGAGATCATCGCGGCCCACGGCGAGCAGTACGCGGCGTGGAAGCGCGGCGAGCCGGTGCGCCGCGGCGGTGGCGAACTGGAGACCGATGTCGCCGACCGGGCAGCCCCGGTCGTCCTCGCGCACGCCGAGAAGCTGCCGGAGAACGGCACCCTGGTCGTCGCCTCGCACGGCGGCACCATCCGCACCACCATCGGACGCCTGCTCGGCCTCGACTCCCGCCACTGGGAGAGCCTGGGCGGCCTCAGCAACTGCTGCTGGTCGATCCTGGGTGAGGGAGCGCGCGGCTGGCGGCTCATGGAGCACAACGCCGGCACCCTGCCGGAGCCGGTCCTCGGCGACGACGACTGACGGCAGGCCGGGGCCCCGGGCCGGATTTCACTTTCCGGCTGGTCACGGGCTAGAGTTCTTCTTGTTCGCACCGCGGGAGCGGGAAGAACACCAGGGGCTATAGCTCAGTTGGTAGAGCGCCTGCATGGCATGCAGGAGGTCAGGAGTTCAATTCTCCTTAGCTCCACAGTCCGGAAGATCCCATCCCCACAGGGGGTGGGATCTTTCGTATGCCCGGCCGTCGCCTCTCCCCGCGGCCCGCGAGACGCGCCGGGCCGTCGGCGCGAAGGCCCGTACCCGCAGGTGACCGCCCGTCACCTGCGGGAGCGGAGACCGTTCCGGTACCTTCGCGCCGCTGACCGGCGGCCCGCTCCGTGGCAGAATCGGACGGCCGGAAGGGGGACGCGGCCCGACGGGAGGGAGAGGGATGCCTGCGCGCATCGTCGAGGAGGCGGACCACCTGCTCGGCCAGGTGCCGGACCAGCCCGGGAGGGCCCGCGTGGCCCCCGCCGCCCCGCGTGCGGCCCCAACCTTCTCTTCGAACGACGGGGGCTGAGCGATGGGTGCGCACAGGAGGAAGTGCGACTGGTGCCGCGGCGGTACGCCCATCGTCCGCGACATGGAGCCGGTGAACCCGCGTTACCAGTACTGGTGCGAGGAGTGCGCCAGGGCGCTGATTATAAAAGGCGACCCGATCGAGACCTACCGCGAACTGGAGGGCGAACCCATCTACGGGCGGCTCCTCGACGAGCACTGCACCCTCAAGCGCTTCTACTCCTTCGCCAGGGCCTGACGCCCCGCCCGGTCCGCCTCGGCCCCTGCCGGATCCCGCTGCTCCGGCACCGGCCGGCCGGCCGGCTCCGCGTCGGGTCCCTGGGCGCCGCCGGGCCGCGAGGCCACCCGCGCCGCCGCCGCGAGGAAGCCGAGAGCCGCCAGCGGATAGAGCGCCGACAGTACGAACTCGACGGGTCCCTGGTGGAGTTCGGGCCGCTCGACACCGTGCGGCACCCACCACAGGGCGTACGTGAGGAAGACCGTGGTCAGCCCGGCCGCGCCCGCCCGGTGCCACCGGCCGCCGAGGCGCACCGCCTCGGACAGCACCAGCACCGCCATGGGCACGCACCACACCCAGTGGTGCGACCAGGAGACCGGGCTGATCAGCAGTGCCGTCGCACCGCACGTGGTGGCCGCCCAGGCGGGCCGGCCGCGCAGCGCGGCCCCCACCGCGACACCGAGGC
This window encodes:
- a CDS encoding histidine phosphatase family protein, producing MNSPRQGRRLILWRHGQTSWNLERRFQGTTDIDLTEAGLGQARRAARLLASLQPDAIIASDLRRARDTAAELSALTGLRVHHDPALRETYAGDWQGLTHEEIIAAHGEQYAAWKRGEPVRRGGGELETDVADRAAPVVLAHAEKLPENGTLVVASHGGTIRTTIGRLLGLDSRHWESLGGLSNCCWSILGEGARGWRLMEHNAGTLPEPVLGDDD
- the nadD gene encoding nicotinate-nucleotide adenylyltransferase, with the protein product MGEQDMPTGPAAAAAPERPRRRLGVMGGTFDPIHHGHLVAASEVAAQFHLDEVVFVPTGEPWQKSHKEVTPAEDRYLMTVIATAENPQFSVSRIDIDRGGPTYTTDTLRDLAALNPGTDLFFITGADALGQILTWRHTDELFSLAHFIGVTRPGHTLADPGLPEGQVSLVEVPALAISSTDCRARVAEGNPVWYLVPDGVVRYIDKRELYRGD
- a CDS encoding LytR C-terminal domain-containing protein — translated: MNDRRHASDPYGGEYASEQYGPVSYDEYGRPIPQQPPQGHDPYAGQQQGYGYDPYQPNDPGTGQQPPVPADPYAGQQQDYGHQYQQGYDPYGQGGPGTGQQPPVPADPYAGQQQDYGYQYQQGYDPYGQGGGTGQQPRVPEQQPRHDDAGRDGHEGHGDPGRGGADDVGAPDYRTEQFSFIEEPDEESEDVIDWLAFTESRTERREEAKRRGRSRMIALVVVAALVLAGGVGYLWYAGKLPGTSSAGSPGGAADTAGPQKRDVIMVHLHDTRTEKTSTVLLVDNTTSARGATVLLPNSLALTGEDGSPTTLEESVDDDGSTGTREAVDQLLGTSVEGTWRLDTPYLNNLVELVGNIELDADATVPAAKKGESPLVTQGADRTLGGPAAVAYATYRAKGEPQTAQLDRFGQVFHAVLRKLSSDPQAATVTVETLAQILDPSLKEKDLGAFLARLADRAKGGDHTTELLPVGQDGRPAQEATDKIVKQILGGSVSEGAQGDAARVGVQDATGTEGSAERARASLVNGGYAYVGRGGDTARATSAVTYEKAAGKAEAVEVARTLGLPESAVTKGSTPGNVDVSVVLGADYRPGD
- the rsfS gene encoding ribosome silencing factor produces the protein MTATDRSTELITVAAQAAADKLAHDIIAYDVSDVLSITDAFLLASAPNDRQVKSIVDEIEERLNKQFGAKPVRREGDRDARWILLDYVDIVVHVQHSEERVFYALERLWKDCPEIELPEEAKATRGKAEAHAQQQADEAGEAM